In Ochrobactrum vermis, the following proteins share a genomic window:
- a CDS encoding CbtB domain-containing protein: protein MAARTQNSVSSILAMPLAARLGTAVVSLLLGAFLIYGVGLAHSDALHDSAHDTRHSYGFPCH from the coding sequence ATGGCTGCACGTACTCAGAATTCTGTTTCCAGCATACTCGCAATGCCGCTTGCTGCCCGTCTGGGCACGGCCGTCGTTTCACTGCTTCTTGGCGCGTTCCTGATTTATGGCGTGGGGCTTGCCCATTCCGATGCGCTGCACGATTCGGCACATGATACGCGTCATTCCTATGGTTTTCCCTGCCACTGA